One stretch of Priestia megaterium DNA includes these proteins:
- the treC gene encoding alpha,alpha-phosphotrehalase, whose translation MQEPWWEKSVVYQIYPKSFYDTTGNGVGDIAGIIEKLDYLKKLGVDVVWLTPIYKSPQRDNGYDISDYFVIQEEYGTMEDFDRLVTEAHKRDLKIIMDIVVNHTSTEHEWFQEAKKSKDNPYRDFYIWKDQKEDGSAPTNWISKFGGSAWEHDKLTEQSYLHLFDVTQADLNWENERVRRSVYDMMTFWLEKGVDGFRLDVINLISKDQRFLDDDGSIAPGDGRKFYTDGPRVHEYMREMNQEVFSKYDSMTVGEMSSTTVDHCIQYSHPDRGELSMTFNFHHLKVDYPNGEKWALADFDFIKLKEILSTWQTEMNKGGGWNALFWCNHDQPRVVSRYGNDELYHNKSAKMLAATIHLMQGTPYIYQGEEIGMTNPKFSSIDEYRDVESLNVYEIKRAQGMDENEILEILKHKSRDNSRTPVQWSDEPNAGFTKGKPWINPADNYREINVEKALDDEDSIFYFYQKLIALRKQYEIITYGNYELILGEDEQIFAYIRNGADEKLLVINNFYGSETAFELPEDITFEGYYSEILLSNYEDSSKEFKRVLLRPYESIVYHLKK comes from the coding sequence ATGCAAGAACCTTGGTGGGAAAAATCGGTTGTCTATCAAATTTATCCAAAAAGCTTTTACGATACGACTGGCAACGGCGTTGGTGATATAGCAGGCATTATTGAAAAGCTAGATTATTTGAAAAAGCTCGGGGTAGACGTTGTGTGGCTAACGCCAATTTATAAATCGCCGCAGCGGGATAATGGATATGATATAAGTGATTATTTTGTTATTCAAGAAGAATACGGAACAATGGAGGACTTTGATCGTTTAGTAACAGAAGCGCATAAGCGGGATCTTAAAATCATCATGGATATTGTTGTTAATCATACGTCAACTGAACATGAATGGTTTCAAGAAGCTAAAAAATCGAAAGATAACCCGTACAGAGATTTTTATATTTGGAAAGATCAAAAAGAAGATGGAAGTGCTCCGACGAATTGGATTTCAAAATTTGGAGGTTCGGCGTGGGAGCATGATAAGTTGACAGAACAATCCTATCTGCATTTGTTTGATGTCACGCAAGCAGATTTGAACTGGGAAAATGAGCGTGTGCGCCGCAGCGTGTACGATATGATGACGTTTTGGCTTGAAAAAGGAGTAGATGGATTTCGTCTGGACGTTATTAACTTAATTTCAAAAGATCAGCGTTTTTTAGATGATGATGGTTCTATCGCGCCAGGAGATGGACGAAAATTTTATACCGACGGTCCTCGCGTTCACGAATATATGCGAGAAATGAATCAAGAAGTTTTTTCAAAATACGATAGCATGACCGTTGGGGAAATGTCGTCGACAACTGTTGACCACTGTATTCAATATTCTCATCCGGACCGGGGCGAGCTTAGCATGACGTTTAATTTTCATCATTTGAAAGTCGATTACCCAAACGGAGAAAAGTGGGCGCTAGCAGATTTTGATTTCATTAAATTAAAAGAGATTCTATCAACTTGGCAAACGGAGATGAATAAAGGAGGGGGATGGAATGCACTATTTTGGTGCAACCATGATCAGCCTCGCGTTGTTTCCCGCTATGGAAACGATGAACTCTATCATAATAAATCTGCCAAAATGCTCGCTGCAACGATTCATCTGATGCAGGGAACACCTTATATTTATCAAGGGGAAGAAATAGGTATGACAAACCCGAAGTTTTCCTCTATTGATGAATATAGAGATGTGGAGTCATTAAATGTGTATGAGATAAAACGTGCACAAGGAATGGACGAAAATGAAATTTTGGAGATTTTAAAACATAAATCAAGAGATAATTCCCGTACACCGGTGCAATGGAGCGATGAGCCAAATGCAGGTTTTACAAAAGGAAAGCCATGGATTAATCCGGCCGATAACTACCGTGAAATTAATGTAGAAAAAGCGTTAGATGATGAAGATTCAATTTTTTATTTTTATCAAAAGCTTATTGCATTACGCAAGCAGTACGAGATTATCACCTATGGAAACTATGAATTGATTCTTGGAGAAGACGAGCAGATTTTCGCTTATATCCGAAATGGAGCAGATGAAAAGCTGTTGGTGATAAATAATTTCTACGGCAGCGAAACAGCCTTTGAACTGCCAGAAGATATAACTTTTGAAGGATATTATAGTGAAATATTGCTGTCTAACTACGAAGATTCATCAAAGGAATTCAAGCGAGTCTTACTTCGGCCGTATGAATCAATCGTGTATCATTTAAAAAAATAG
- the treR gene encoding trehalose operon repressor, with protein sequence MKENKFISIYEQLVDKIKRGDWRPNTKLPSENELVEQYQTSRETIRKALNLLSQNGYIQKMKGKGSFVLDVSRFDFPVSGLVSFKEVAEKLGHTSTTIVKEFELVKADQDLCTQLGATKKDLIWKVVRAREIDGEKIILDKDFFHKKYVPHLTKDICKGSIYEYLEKDLGLKISFAKKEISVDELTDEDKCYLDLKDYEHIVVVRNYVYLEDASLFQYTESRHRLDKFRFVDFARRGI encoded by the coding sequence TTGAAAGAAAATAAATTTATCAGCATTTACGAACAGTTAGTCGATAAAATTAAACGTGGTGACTGGCGTCCTAATACAAAACTTCCTTCTGAAAATGAGCTTGTTGAACAGTATCAAACGTCTCGTGAAACGATACGGAAAGCGTTAAATTTACTTTCACAAAATGGGTACATTCAAAAAATGAAAGGAAAAGGCTCTTTTGTATTGGACGTATCACGCTTTGATTTTCCAGTGTCAGGACTTGTAAGCTTCAAAGAAGTCGCGGAAAAGCTAGGACATACATCGACTACTATTGTAAAAGAGTTTGAATTAGTCAAGGCCGATCAAGATCTGTGCACACAGCTTGGGGCGACGAAAAAAGATCTCATATGGAAAGTAGTTCGAGCGCGTGAAATCGATGGAGAAAAAATTATTTTAGATAAAGATTTTTTTCATAAAAAGTATGTTCCTCACCTCACAAAAGACATATGCAAAGGCTCTATTTATGAATACTTAGAAAAAGATCTTGGGCTGAAAATAAGCTTTGCCAAAAAAGAAATTTCCGTTGACGAGCTGACGGACGAAGATAAGTGTTACTTAGATTTAAAAGACTATGAACATATTGTGGTAGTAAGAAACTATGTGTATCTAGAAGATGCAAGCCTTTTTCAATATACGGAATCACGTCATCGTCTTGATAAGTTTCGTTTTGTGGATTTTGCTCGCAGAGGTATATAA
- the pxpB gene encoding 5-oxoprolinase subunit PxpB, translating to MSNDYRLYPLGDSGIVVSFGDEINFGIHKRIQQFTEVLEQSLCKGMIEYVPAFTTVTIYYDPWIMSEKGRRNPYTAMSTYIEELLFRQEEKSEAVARQIEIPVCYGGKYGPDLEKVAAFHSLTPDEVISIHTNGEYLVYMIGFAPGFPYLGGMSEEIATPRKESPRNSIPKGSVGIAGMQTGVYPIETPGGWQLIGRTPLTLFNQKKDSPSLLQAGDRIRFVSISETEYEAQKEVDED from the coding sequence ATGAGTAACGATTATCGACTTTATCCTCTTGGTGACAGCGGCATTGTCGTTTCATTTGGAGACGAAATTAATTTCGGCATACATAAACGTATTCAGCAATTTACTGAGGTGCTAGAGCAATCATTATGTAAGGGAATGATTGAATATGTGCCGGCTTTTACAACAGTTACAATCTATTATGATCCTTGGATAATGAGTGAAAAAGGAAGAAGAAATCCTTACACAGCAATGTCTACATATATTGAAGAACTGCTTTTCCGCCAGGAAGAAAAATCTGAAGCGGTCGCTAGACAAATTGAAATTCCGGTGTGTTACGGAGGAAAGTACGGCCCGGACTTAGAGAAAGTAGCTGCTTTTCATTCATTAACGCCTGATGAAGTTATCTCCATTCATACAAACGGAGAATATTTGGTGTATATGATAGGCTTTGCTCCTGGTTTTCCTTACTTGGGAGGAATGAGCGAAGAAATTGCGACTCCAAGAAAAGAATCACCGAGAAACAGCATCCCAAAAGGGTCAGTTGGCATCGCAGGAATGCAAACCGGCGTGTACCCAATTGAGACACCTGGAGGATGGCAGTTAATCGGGCGTACTCCTCTTACACTATTTAACCAAAAAAAAGATTCGCCAAGCTTGCTTCAAGCAGGTGATCGTATCCGATTTGTTTCCATTTCTGAAACGGAATATGAAGCACAAAAGGAGGTGGATGAAGATTAG
- a CDS encoding biotin-dependent carboxyltransferase family protein, whose translation MSIKVIRPGLLTTIQDIGRHGYQKDGMIVSGAMDKVALRIANLLVGNQENQPAIEITLMGPKIEFQQDALIALTGGDLSPTVNDEAVKMWRPLYVKKGSVLQFGVPTLGCRSYLSVSGAFNIPAVMGSTSTSLRARIGGLNGKALQSGDEVLSHPPTETGEAIIKKLVKKQTDRSFQQAFWTIHPKLLPSYETPIIRTMKGAEFDWFTKESQQHFFQQEFDVTPQSDRMGYRLKGKKLVLGQEKELLSSAVTFGTIQVPKEGQPIVLLADHQTTGGYPRIGQVATADFSALAQISPGKKVSFQAISLDEAQHLYMEQEKKINHIKRALRMKI comes from the coding sequence ATTAGTATTAAAGTGATACGTCCCGGTTTATTAACAACGATTCAAGATATAGGCAGACATGGATATCAAAAGGACGGCATGATTGTCAGCGGGGCAATGGACAAAGTTGCTTTAAGGATTGCCAACTTATTAGTAGGAAATCAAGAAAATCAGCCGGCTATTGAAATTACGTTAATGGGACCAAAAATTGAATTTCAGCAAGATGCTTTGATTGCCCTGACAGGAGGGGATTTATCGCCAACTGTTAATGATGAAGCCGTAAAGATGTGGCGGCCTTTATATGTAAAAAAAGGGAGCGTGCTACAGTTTGGTGTTCCGACTTTAGGGTGCCGTTCTTATTTATCGGTTTCCGGTGCTTTTAATATTCCTGCAGTTATGGGAAGTACATCTACTTCACTTCGCGCTCGGATAGGCGGGCTGAACGGTAAAGCATTACAGTCAGGAGACGAAGTATTAAGCCACCCTCCTACAGAAACAGGGGAAGCAATTATAAAGAAACTGGTGAAAAAGCAAACGGACCGCTCTTTTCAGCAGGCTTTTTGGACGATTCATCCTAAACTTCTTCCTTCATACGAGACGCCTATTATCCGCACGATGAAAGGTGCGGAATTTGATTGGTTTACGAAAGAAAGTCAACAACATTTCTTTCAGCAAGAATTTGACGTTACCCCTCAATCTGACCGAATGGGCTATAGGCTAAAAGGGAAGAAATTAGTCCTTGGTCAAGAAAAAGAGCTGCTCTCTAGCGCTGTGACGTTCGGTACGATTCAAGTACCAAAAGAAGGACAGCCCATTGTTTTATTAGCAGATCATCAAACGACAGGAGGATATCCTAGAATCGGACAGGTAGCAACTGCAGATTTTTCAGCGCTGGCGCAAATTTCTCCAGGGAAAAAGGTTTCTTTTCAAGCAATTTCACTGGATGAAGCGCAGCATTTATATATGGAGCAGGAAAAGAAAATAAATCATATTAAAAGAGCACTTCGAATGAAAATATAA
- a CDS encoding LamB/YcsF family protein: MATVDLNCDLGESFGNYRLGNDKEILRYVTSANIACGFHAGDPSVMRETVKLALSENVAIGAHPGLQDLAGFGRRYMKITPREAYDLMVYQMGALSAFIRAEGGTLHHVKPHGALYNMAAGDRDIAKAIAEAVYNVSEEAILYGLAGSELIKAGNEMGLRTSQEVFADRTYQQNGMLTPRNVENAVIKDEEAAISQVIKMVKEKKVFTVQNEEIPIQADTVCIHGDGAHAVEFAKAICDKLKEEQIIIQPQ; this comes from the coding sequence ATGGCTACTGTTGATTTGAACTGTGACTTAGGGGAGAGCTTTGGGAACTATAGATTAGGAAATGATAAAGAAATTTTACGCTATGTAACGTCAGCAAACATTGCTTGTGGCTTTCATGCCGGAGATCCTTCGGTTATGAGAGAAACAGTAAAACTGGCTTTGAGTGAAAATGTGGCGATTGGCGCGCACCCCGGATTGCAAGATTTAGCTGGATTTGGACGTAGATATATGAAAATTACGCCTCGAGAAGCTTATGATTTAATGGTATATCAAATGGGGGCTCTTTCAGCTTTTATACGTGCAGAAGGAGGGACCCTTCATCACGTAAAACCTCATGGCGCTTTATATAATATGGCTGCAGGGGATCGAGACATAGCTAAAGCTATTGCTGAAGCTGTTTATAATGTCAGTGAGGAAGCTATTCTATATGGTTTGGCTGGAAGTGAATTGATTAAAGCCGGAAACGAAATGGGCTTGCGTACGTCTCAGGAAGTATTTGCAGATCGAACCTATCAACAGAACGGCATGCTGACGCCGAGAAACGTTGAAAACGCCGTAATTAAAGATGAAGAAGCGGCTATTTCTCAAGTAATTAAAATGGTCAAAGAAAAGAAAGTGTTCACTGTGCAAAATGAAGAGATTCCCATTCAAGCAGATACCGTTTGTATTCATGGAGACGGTGCACATGCTGTTGAATTTGCCAAAGCTATTTGTGACAAGCTAAAAGAAGAACAAATCATTATTCAACCACAATGA
- a CDS encoding NRAMP family divalent metal transporter, giving the protein MKKERNWSVLLGAAFLMATSAVGPGFLTQTTVFTQALAASFGFVILLSILLDIGVQLNVWRIIAVSEKRAQDIANSVLPGLGLFIAILIVIGGLAFNIGNVGGAGLGFNALFGISPKAGAVITAIISIAIFLIKEAGKLMDRFAQLMGGILIILMVYVAISSAPPVGEAVSKTFWPDNIDVMAIVTLVGGTVGGYITFAGGHRLLDAGIKGKAAIPEVTRGAVSGITIASIIRIFLFLATLGVLSQGLKLNPDNPPASVFQLAAGDIGYKLFGVVMAAAAITSVIGSAYTSVSFIKSFSKRIEKYENWIIIAFIAISTLVFLTIGQPVTLLILAGALNGLILPITLGTMLIAAYKKKIVGDYKHPTWLTVFGGFVVVIMAVLGVYTLVTQMAKLW; this is encoded by the coding sequence ATGAAAAAAGAACGCAACTGGAGCGTGCTGCTCGGAGCAGCATTTTTAATGGCTACTTCAGCAGTGGGTCCAGGTTTTTTAACTCAAACAACGGTCTTTACACAAGCTCTCGCCGCAAGTTTTGGTTTTGTCATTTTACTGTCGATTTTATTAGACATTGGCGTTCAGCTAAACGTATGGCGTATTATTGCCGTTTCAGAAAAAAGAGCACAGGATATCGCTAACAGTGTTTTGCCAGGTCTCGGCTTATTTATTGCTATTTTAATTGTAATCGGAGGCTTAGCATTTAATATTGGAAACGTAGGAGGCGCGGGTCTTGGTTTCAATGCGCTATTTGGCATTTCTCCTAAAGCGGGTGCAGTCATTACAGCCATCATTTCTATCGCAATTTTTTTAATCAAAGAAGCCGGAAAATTAATGGATCGTTTTGCTCAATTAATGGGCGGAATATTAATTATTTTAATGGTGTATGTGGCTATTTCGTCCGCTCCCCCAGTAGGAGAAGCAGTCTCTAAAACATTTTGGCCGGATAACATTGACGTAATGGCGATTGTTACGCTTGTAGGAGGAACGGTAGGAGGATACATTACGTTTGCAGGAGGTCACCGTTTATTAGATGCAGGAATTAAAGGAAAAGCCGCGATTCCTGAAGTAACAAGAGGAGCAGTATCCGGCATTACGATTGCTTCGATCATTCGAATTTTTCTGTTTTTAGCGACATTAGGTGTGTTGAGTCAAGGGTTAAAACTGAATCCTGATAATCCACCTGCCTCTGTTTTTCAGTTAGCCGCAGGGGATATTGGCTATAAATTATTCGGTGTCGTCATGGCAGCAGCGGCTATCACTTCAGTTATTGGTTCGGCATATACATCGGTTTCCTTTATTAAATCCTTCAGCAAAAGGATTGAGAAATATGAAAACTGGATTATCATTGCATTTATTGCGATTTCAACCCTGGTTTTCTTGACGATTGGTCAGCCGGTCACTCTGCTTATTTTAGCTGGAGCATTAAATGGGTTAATCTTACCTATTACACTCGGAACAATGCTTATAGCGGCTTATAAAAAGAAGATAGTAGGCGATTACAAGCATCCGACTTGGCTTACCGTTTTTGGCGGTTTTGTGGTCGTTATTATGGCTGTGCTAGGAGTCTATACGCTTGTGACTCAAATGGCAAAACTGTGGTAA
- the trhA gene encoding PAQR family membrane homeostasis protein TrhA, which translates to MATTHTFTRGEEIANAITHGIGAVLSIVGLTLLIVLSSLEGTPWHVISFTIYGVTMLLLYVSSTLVHSFPEGKVKDLFEIFDHSSIYLFIAGTYTPFLFIAVKGTTGWTLFGIVWGIALAGIVFKAFFVKKFLFISTILYVFMGWMIVFAWDSLTQNIAHQGIVLLVVGGVLYTIGAVFYVWRGFRFHHMIWHMFVLGGTVLHFLAIILYVLPITN; encoded by the coding sequence ATGGCTACTACACACACATTTACAAGAGGAGAAGAAATTGCAAATGCGATTACACACGGCATTGGAGCCGTACTCAGCATTGTTGGATTAACGCTTTTAATCGTACTTTCTTCGTTAGAAGGAACGCCTTGGCATGTTATCAGTTTTACTATTTACGGAGTAACCATGCTGCTTCTTTATGTCTCCTCTACGCTTGTCCATAGCTTTCCGGAAGGTAAGGTAAAAGATCTTTTTGAGATATTTGACCACTCTTCTATTTATTTGTTTATTGCCGGTACGTACACTCCATTTTTATTTATCGCAGTAAAAGGAACCACCGGCTGGACACTTTTTGGAATTGTATGGGGCATCGCTCTTGCAGGAATTGTATTCAAAGCTTTTTTTGTGAAGAAATTCCTTTTTATTTCCACCATTCTTTACGTATTTATGGGATGGATGATTGTATTTGCGTGGGATTCGTTAACTCAAAATATTGCCCATCAAGGAATTGTCCTTCTCGTAGTTGGAGGCGTATTGTATACAATCGGAGCCGTTTTTTACGTATGGCGAGGATTTCGTTTTCATCATATGATTTGGCATATGTTTGTTCTTGGCGGGACCGTACTCCACTTTTTAGCAATCATTTTATATGTATTGCCTATAACCAACTAA
- a CDS encoding DUF1643 domain-containing protein: MEAVKKEVIFDETGTYKYSLLCKWSEVNERKLTFILSFPENTYEYSDDTAVSKCIELAQKWGFGVLEIVYLFSYQTDHVSFLRMLSKEEAVGTRTGEYIQKAVEDAELVVVAWGDHGSIYNRQEEVERFLKHKPVYCFGKTKQQFPRHILSVVHRTELQKYEVPANREELEEVSSFIEDIDQSFGGEDYSPIKQLTEEEPLMFIEDIASMYR; this comes from the coding sequence ATGGAAGCAGTGAAAAAAGAAGTTATTTTTGATGAAACAGGCACATACAAATACTCTCTATTATGCAAATGGAGTGAAGTAAACGAACGTAAACTTACGTTTATCTTGTCATTTCCAGAAAATACGTATGAATACAGCGACGATACAGCTGTATCCAAATGCATAGAACTGGCGCAAAAGTGGGGATTTGGAGTCTTAGAAATCGTTTATTTATTCAGCTATCAAACCGATCATGTTTCGTTTTTACGCATGCTTTCAAAAGAAGAAGCTGTTGGAACAAGAACAGGTGAATATATTCAAAAAGCAGTGGAAGATGCTGAACTGGTTGTGGTAGCTTGGGGTGATCATGGAAGCATTTATAACCGGCAAGAGGAAGTAGAGCGCTTTTTGAAACACAAGCCGGTATACTGTTTTGGAAAAACGAAGCAGCAATTTCCTCGCCATATTTTATCCGTCGTGCACCGCACAGAATTACAGAAATACGAAGTGCCGGCTAATCGTGAAGAGTTGGAAGAAGTTTCCTCGTTTATTGAAGACATAGATCAAAGTTTTGGTGGAGAGGATTATTCTCCAATTAAACAACTAACAGAAGAAGAGCCGCTTATGTTTATTGAAGACATTGCCAGTATGTATCGGTAA
- the bluB gene encoding 5,6-dimethylbenzimidazole synthase, whose protein sequence is MNSFTNDEKQAVYKAIYGRRDVRTFLSDEIPNETVYNILQAAHSGPSVGFMQPWNFILVSDTEVKNKLAWAADKERRALAIHYEGEKKEDFLELKIQGLQEAPLTICVTCDPTRGGSHVLGRNSIPETDMMSTACAIQNMWLASYAEGLAMGWVSFYKKNDVRDILHIPPHIDPVALMSIGYTDKYPEKPILEQANWEKRRDLDKLIYHNVWENEKE, encoded by the coding sequence ATGAACTCGTTTACAAACGACGAAAAGCAAGCGGTATACAAAGCGATTTACGGAAGAAGAGATGTACGAACATTTTTGTCTGATGAGATTCCTAATGAAACGGTTTATAACATTCTACAGGCTGCTCACAGCGGACCTTCCGTCGGGTTTATGCAGCCTTGGAATTTTATATTAGTATCTGATACAGAAGTGAAAAATAAACTTGCCTGGGCAGCAGATAAAGAGAGAAGAGCACTGGCTATTCATTATGAAGGTGAAAAGAAAGAAGATTTTTTAGAGCTAAAGATTCAAGGATTACAAGAAGCGCCGTTAACTATTTGCGTAACGTGTGATCCAACAAGAGGAGGCTCTCATGTTCTCGGAAGAAACTCAATTCCAGAAACCGATATGATGTCAACTGCATGTGCGATTCAAAATATGTGGCTTGCTTCATATGCAGAAGGACTGGCAATGGGGTGGGTAAGTTTTTATAAGAAAAATGATGTACGTGACATTTTACATATTCCTCCTCATATTGATCCTGTAGCGCTCATGTCAATTGGTTATACAGATAAATACCCTGAGAAACCAATCTTAGAACAAGCTAACTGGGAAAAAAGAAGGGATTTAGACAAGCTAATTTATCATAATGTATGGGAAAATGAAAAAGAATAG